The genomic window GTAAATTAGAATTaacagagaataaataaatatttcagtccCTGAACTTCAAAGTAagctataagaaaaaaaaaaaaaaaaaaaaaaagagttcatCTATgtaaaatttagaagaaaaaattttgtaacaaaaaaaaaaaaaaaaaattaagcatctACACACAGATGATAAAAACGAAATTCCTTTGTAAAACCCAGTAAAACTAACTAAAATGTCAGCCCTAGCTAAACACGTGTCGAAACTCTGGggaaattattttatggttagaagtctatgaaattaaaattttcgagggggtggggtgggtggtggAATTCAATATTTGTAAATGACATGAGTCTAAATAAAAATTCCTTCAGTAGTTAGATAGATGTAATGTAACAGAAGGTACCACCAGAAAGAAGGGTGCCACAGAACTGGAGGGTACCACGAGATATAAGGGCACCACCAAATATATGGTTACCATGAGTCATAAGGGTACTACCAGATATATGGGTACCATGAGATACAAAGGTACCACCAGATATATGAATACCATGAGATACAAGGGTACCACCAGATATAAGGAAACCACCAGATATATGGATACCACAAGATATAAGAGTACCACGATACAAGGGTATCACCAGATATATGGGTACCATGAGATACAAGGGTATCACCAGATATATGGGTACCATGAGATACAAGGGTACCACAAGATATAAGGAAACCACCAAATATATGGGTACCACAAGATTTATGGGTACCATGAGATACAAGGGTACCACCAGATATAtgggtaccacaagatacaaggACACCACCAAATATAtgggtaccacaagatacaaggACACCACCAAATATATGGGTACCACAAGATATGAGTACCATGAGATGTAACGGTATCACCAGATATATGGGTACCACCAGATACAAGGGTCCCACCAGATATATGGGTACCATGAGATGTAAGGGTACCACCAGATATATGGGTACCACCAGATATAAAGGGTACCACTGGTAGTAAGATGACTGACAGAAGGGTCATCTACAAATGACAGCCCTTTTGGTTAAGTAAGGATTTTCAGTGTAactaggtagtagtagtagtagtggtggtggtggtgatggtagtagtagtagtagcagcagcagctgagtGCAATAAATAGGATGGTCGGAAACTTTACTACAAGACACTGTTTCATCACACGGTTCCCAATAGAATTAAAATGCTgcataatttcaataaataagcAGTTTAAATACTGGAAACCTAAAAATAACAGCTGACTTGTTGAAGAAATTAAAATCTACAAAGTTAAGCTAGATGCCACAGTTTATTGGtctttaaagaaatttttaaaaaaacacaaaaaaaaagggatttaaaaaaaaattggtaagtatttgttcgttttttttttggtggtgggggggtttccttttttttttttaaatgtgaagaTGAGATGCAAACTTGCacggacaaacagatacaaacaaGAGGCCCGCAGAAATTAAATTTGAAACGCTCAGTGCATCGGTAAACCAGGAAGTGCTTATCTTAAcagaacagaacaaaaaaaaaaaaaaagattaaaaaagaaattcagcagcttagttttttgttttttttggggggtttggtttagtttgttttcttttttttttttttataaatttttcttttccttaacgAAAGAATATCGAATCGAAGTGACAGAATATTGAAATACTTAATTTCTTTGATCGTTAAACAGTAAAGGAGAAAGTGTACGctaaacaaaggaaagaaaggtcaaaaaaaaaaaaaaaaaaaaagaaagaaagtggaacttaaaaagtgaaagagagtgacTTGTGTGGACGGAAaaatagagaggaaaaaaaaaagaagaaaaagaaagctgAAATCTTTAAAATGATGTTTGCAGAAGAATTCTTTACAACCAAGACTTGTTCTACACAAACTATTTCAACGTTGgaattataatggaataattactaggaAGCATCGTGTAGGATATATTGTATTGTAATTAGAATTTGGGAGGAATCGGTCTAATGGCACCACTTGTTAactgaaggaaagaaatatttcactatttctcaaaaacttgtaaaatataacgattctttttaattttggcacaaggccagcaaattttgaGGGCGGAAAGGAGCaggtcgataatatcgaccccccCCCAGTACCCGACTGGGGTTCGGTTTTACTGACCGCCACCTACACTCCACCTCACccaccctgaaaggacgaaaagaCAAAGATGaagttggcaggatttgaactcagaaacgtaaagAGCaagggtcaaaaaaaaaaaaaaaaaatctactaagcatttcgcccggtgtgttaacgattctgccagcttgccaacttaaactagtaaaataataacaataataaaaataaaaaatttacggAAGAACCTAAAGTTGAATGGGGGTGGGATGGGATGAGCCTTATCACTTCAAAGTTAATAATTTATGCAAATTAAATAAATCTGTCTAGACTTCCTTAAATTGTCTCAAAACTAGTTTCTACTCTTGGGACGTGACCAGGGAGATATGTTGCTTTGAAATTAACTTACgtaatatttatatgcaaattaaATCAATTTACTTGTCTTTACCTATCTTGTCTTCATAATtagttttctacagctagatttAAAAGGTTGTTTAGCATACCGTCTTTTGTACAGGTATTTATGTGGACAGAGAATCTCATGTGTATATTTGGAAGAGAATGAAGGAAAAATACGATAAGAGAAGACATAgaattattatgaattatttatgaaaaaaaaaatagaaaaaaatagtgTGTGTTGAGAAGGAAGAATGGAGTAGATCAAaagattttaaatttcaaatgggGGTGGAGGGATGGATGAAGGAAATTAGCAGGTGTCTCATTGAGAAATATGGAAGAAACTGTAAAGTAATAAAGATGAGTAAAGGAAGGAATTAAACTGATATCGAATACGTAAGAATTGCGTAGAGATGAAAGATTTAAGTGGTGGCTGGGagtaggaggagagagagagagagagagagacagacagacagacagacagactatgtAATTTAAGCAGAGAGAaattatatgagagagaaagagagtgaggtacagatagataaagagaaatataaacagatagataaattgacaaagagagatagataagagacagcgagaaagagagagagagagatggtagatAGCTttagagtaaatagatagatagagatcgttggatagataggtagatagctttagagtaggtagacagatagatagacagatagacaggtaggtaggtaggtaggtagatagacagatagatagataggtagatagatagatagatagttagatagagagacagatggtAGATAGCTTTAGAGTAAATAGCTAGAGATCGGTggatgatagataggtagatagatgttaGATAGCTTTAgagtaggtagacagatagatagata from Octopus sinensis linkage group LG19, ASM634580v1, whole genome shotgun sequence includes these protein-coding regions:
- the LOC118767079 gene encoding oleosin-B4-like; the encoded protein is MTLLSVILLPVVPFISGGTHISGGTLTSHGTHISGGTLVSGGTHISGDTVTSRGTHIFGGVLVSCGTHISGGTLVSHGTHKSCGTHIFGGFLISCGTLVSHGTHISGGTFVSHGTHISGSTLMTHGNHIFGGALISRGTLQFCGTLLSGGTFCYITSI